The following nucleotide sequence is from Centropristis striata isolate RG_2023a ecotype Rhode Island chromosome 7, C.striata_1.0, whole genome shotgun sequence.
accggtaccgattcccaggtactgggtatcggtaccgtatcgattcaaatgtgaaaggtacccatccctagacCTGGCCCAGATGATCTGAGAGTTCTGGATGGTTCGTAGGTAAGCAgaagatcagaaatgtattttggcCCTAAACCATTTAGTGCTTTTTAGACCaacaatagtgttttgaaaTCAATTCTTTGATAGACAGGAAACCAGTGTAAGGGCTTCAGAACTGGAGAAAAATTATCTACTTTTTTGGTCTTAGTAAGGACTCGAGCTGCAGCGTTCTGAATGAGCTGCAGCTGTCTGATCGACTTTTTAGGGAGACCTGTAAAGACACTGTTACATTAGTCGAGCTTGCTGAAGATAAAGGCATAAACAAGTTTCTCCAAATCCTGCAGAGAAATAAGTCATTTAATCCATGATATATTCTTGAGGTGATAGTAGATTGACTTTGTAACTGTTTTGATGtggctgttgaagttcaggtctgagtcCATGACTACATCTACGTTTCTGGTTGGTTTGTGGTTTTTAGCCTTACTGTTTGATGCTGGGTGCTAACTtttaagtcaaagtcaagtcaagtcaaagtttatttatagagcacttttaaaaacaacctcagttgaccaaagtgctgtacagttattaaaatagaataaaatcatacacagataggcataaataaaaacaatgaaagcaataaaatgctaaaaacagtaaaacaataaagtaataaaaactcaatccaaaaacagagttagagataaaaaagaaaaagaaaagggtaaaaaagtaaaagacagGCAAGGATTCTTGCCatgctgggactgaacgccaaggagaataaatacgtttttaataatgttttaaagtcaacagactgtgcagctctgacctggagaggtcGGTTGTTCCACAGCTTCGGGGCCGCcacagagaaggctctgtccccACGAGGGACCTTCCTTCTCGACTCCATAAACATTaatttctggggtttttttttacttaatttgagAAAATTCTTCTCCTTTGTGCCATTGATTTGCTCAATGCGTCTACATAGTTTTAGTATAGCCATGGTAAcatattttgttgcttttcatGATCTGAGCCAGTGGGAGCATGCAGATGTTAAACAGAAGAGGCCCCAGGCTGGAACCTTGCGGAAATCCACatgtcatttttgcatgttCAGATGTGTAATTACCTACAGAGACAAAGTATTCCCTGTCCATCAAGTAGGATTCAAACCATTCTAATGCAGTCTCAGAAATCTCACCCAGTTTCCAGTCGGTCTAGTAATATGTTGTCATCAACTGTTTAGAATGCCGCACTGAGGTCCAGTAACACTAAGATCCAGTAGAACTAAAACAGAAATTCTGCCATTGTCTGTgtttaagtaaatgtcattgAAGACCTTCACAAGAGCCgtctcagtgctgtggtgtGGTCTAAATCCTGCCTGGAAGACATCAGAACAGCTGTTCGTTAACACAAAGTTGTTCAGCTGCTTTAAAACTGCTTTTTCGATTATTTTACTGAGAAATGGGAGGTTTGATATTGGTCTATAATTGTTCATTAGTGAAGCGtctaaattgttcttttttaataaaggtTTGATAACAGCAGTTTTCAAGGACTGTGGGAAGACACCTGAAAGAAGAGGCGTGTTAACAATCTGTAGATGGTCTGAGGCCATGCAGTTTGAGACATTTTTGAAAAGGTCTGTTGGCAGAATATTaaggcagcaggaggaggatttCAAATGTTGTATAATCCTCCAAGTTTTTAGCTTTACTCACATAAAATTGTTTCATGGTatttgaattgattttaagTGGACTCATTGATAACACATGTCCTGCACCTGATGTTGAGGCACTGACTAATCTTTAAAAACCTCATCATGCAGAAATGAAGCAGCCAGCATGTTTTTCTATGATTGTTTTAAGGATGAAAAGAGAATTAGTCGACGATGAATGGTTTATGTTAAGCATTAACATAAGCTTATGTTAAGCTGAATTCATTCAGTTTATACCAGTTCAAAACAGTGTAACTGTATctttgataaaaacatgttacttcctgctACCTGGTATGAAATAATCCATTCTTAGGATACATGTAGCTCAACAACTCTTGTTTCTCTTCTGCAGAGATACAAAATCAGCGTGAGCTTCTGTGCATGTTGTGAAACCTGCAGTCTGAAGGGCAGAAGCTTTAACGCTCATCGACAAGCTTAGTTTACACTTTGTGTTAATAAAGTTGATTGACAATGTCTCGATTCATGTTGTACTTACAGTGGAAAGGTGTCGTACAGCAGATTAACAGTCTCAGAGTCGACAGCAGATCTGCTCTTTAACTGCTGTGTGACTGACGAGCCTTACACTGACTGTTGTGCAACATGTGCATTTCACTGCAATTTCCTCAATCTCAAGCAGAGACATGTCAGGCTATCCCAAATATTTCCTGATGTTTATAAGAAAATTGCTGCCAGGATGGAGaagctgcacaaacacaaataactcAAACATAATAAGTGATGTATGCATTTGACCACTTTGTATTGTGATGAAAAGGAGAATATAAGTTCATAACAACTTTGATTCTTAGTGCAAGTTACAGGACTGCTTTAGAGCTGGTCCAACTgatgaaataaacacacactgacatgttGGTAGACATTACTTCCTGTCACATGTTCCTGCTGGctggaaaacaaaaatgttgttcAACTTGTTTAGTTTCAGTCGACCTATCAAAATGTTCACGCCTCACTGGAGGATTTGACATTGTTGATCACAGCTGAGACACCATTTTAAGGAGTGAGATTGCTGCTGAAACACACGTTGGAGTTTATCAACTAGAAAAGGGAAGAGACACGTTGGTGAGTCCTGCTGACTGAAATATGAGTTCAGTTCAAAATGGCTGAGAAAACTGCTCTTCTTGAAAGTTTCCTGAGCTGCCATGTGTGTTCAGAGACTTTCAGAGATCCTGTGTCTCTGAGCTGCAACCACAGCTTCTGTTCAAGCTGCCTGCAGAAATTCTGGGAACaagctgaaaacaaaaactgtccaatttgtaaaacaaaatccTTAACTGATGAACCAGCTGCAAACCTTTCACAGAAGGAACTGGCTGACTCATTTGCTGGGAGACAGAAATCTGGATCATCTGAGATCGAAAAAGACGAGGATAAACTGCAGGTGGTGTGTAGTAAACATCTAGATGTCTCTTATTGGTTCTGTGAGGATGAAGACAGAGCTGTGTGTCCTGTCTGTGAGTTTTCTCTCCATCGGAGTCACAAAGTGGTTCCTATAGAACAAGCAGTCAGTGACCTGAAGGACCAGCTGAAATCTGACTTACAGTCTCTGCAGGACAAGAGGGACAAATACAaacaagtggagaaaacatACAATGAAGTGACTCAACACTCCAAGAAGCAGCTGTtgtccacagagagacagatcagAGCAGAGTTCAACAAGCTCCACCAGTTcctgagagaggaagaggagtccaGACTGGCAgctctgagggaggaagaggagcagaaggggAAGACTATcagcagagagatgaagaggattCAGGAGCAGATCTCCTCTCTGTCAGACAGTATCTCTGCTGTtgaagaagagctgcagaaacacaacgTGCCATTCCTCAGCAGTTATAAAGCCACTCAGACCAGAGCCAGAGTCCAGTGCTCACTGTCAGATCCACAGCTGCTCTCAGGAGCGCTGATAGAtgtggccaaacacctgggcaacctgtcCTTCAGAGTCTGGGAGAAGATGAAGGAGAAGGTCCACTTCAGTCCTGTcattctggacccaaacactgcacATCCCCGTCTCTGTTTGTCTGATGATCTGACCAGTGTGAGACGTGAAGACGCAAAGCAGCAGCTTCCTGACAATCCAGAGAGATTCACAAAGTATGCCactgttctgggctctgagggcttcAGCTCAGGGAAACACAgctgggaggtggaggtgggagaTCATCCTGACTGGCTTGTAGGTTTGGTTAAAGAGTCAGCTGACAGGAAGGGAGAGGCAGATGCTTCACCTAAATATGGAATCTGGTGTTTATTGTATGGTAATGGAAAATACATTAATGGATATGGTGAGACTGTCAGAGTGAAGAAGAGTCTTCAGAGGATCAGAGTCCAGCTGGACTATGACAGGGGGGAGGTGTCCTTCTACGACCCTGAAGATATGACTCACATCTGCACTCTGAAAGACACTTTCACTGAGAAACTCTTCTCATATTTCAATATTGGAAAGTCTGGTGATCCAAAAACTGCTGATATCAAAATCTGTCCAACAGATTTTTCTCTGTAATgtttaggggtgcaccgattgcaattttctggccgatcgacgatcatcgtttttttttttttataacttacagcatacaccttcaatgtttgaatcttatcttattggaaaaacaataacacagcagtattctTCCTtaacaaataaagtaaataacaatgtctgaggtagttaataaaatattgaacttaaaataaatagcaacaatttacaggacaaactgacaaaagaactgcaaccataaataaagtgtcctgagtttttggtgtcgttatagtacaacatacatacaactcgggatgggcatcgattttcgaatattcgaatagtcattaaatcataaaaaaatcgaatagttcatcatatctggaagaaaaaaagttgtatttctGGTGTCTTCCGCAtgggggcagcgtagcatttgatgatacagtgcgGCGGGCTCGATGccaagctgtagaagaagaaataaacgGGGGAGAGGGTTTTCCATGGCaggacaagttagcccccagagggattcagagactctggaggtgacgtatggttttcacctttgctaactgtgcacaacgtcagcagctgaaagcggCATGGCTAACtttcataaacatagtgattgtgaattaaccagaATTgcaaactgtgcacagagtgtccggtgcttgttgtaaacaaacagagatcactaagtgaacaactcctgcagcagcagcacatacacactgtactgctacagagctaactgtagctaactgcagctaacagaggctcttcttaacgagccggtgTTATATATAGACACAGCGAGTAAAAGAAGATCAATGGCTCGATGTGTATAGCTGACGGTTAATGTGCTAGTTAATTTTGCTGGGGTGAGTTTGAATCCAGCTCTTACCGATCtcgcaaacattttattttcatacgtttcttttttttataggcagctgtgatgtagtgttcaCTTATTCAACGATGTTCTCCACAGAAGATAGGAGATGCGGCTAGTAAAACGCCAGgttttatgtttataaatatgtgacgaatctgctgaCAGAGGGGGGGCCACAGCTGCGGATGTAGACGCACGCACGTGTACGGAAACCAGTTGGTGTGGAAACTAGAAGGGATATAACACCAGCCTcaggctcgttagcggctcgttaagaagagtaaggagtcgctggatttgtctccagtcacattcttgaaaaatagttgctaagggggtctgaaaagattctaaatttagcaacaaagttgggagcactgctttgccggtggggggttattatcgaggtagataagatgaagatgaagtaaaagaatcggccgattGCAGATCCCGGAAAAATTAAGGAAATTGGTTTGTTCAGACTTTATTCTGATTTCATCATCTATCTAGATCTCAGTGGgatcattgaaaaaaaaaagttgtaaatattaACTCAATACTCTAGCTACATTACAGGTGATAAACGTTCATACAGGTTTAAATCAGGCCTAATGTTTGGATTTCAAGAAACAGATTTAACagattataaatattaattatccTGATTATCAACATTTACTGTTAAATCAAATGTTTTAGTAtcttttatcagttttagttttttatttgtttgttttttaatgaatttttcaGTTCATTCAGATATTTCAGGTATCGATCTGTTGGTTTATTAAatgttgcaatgtttttttttcattcagtctTTAATTCTTACACTGCTTCTTCAAACTGTGGATgatatttttgcagtgtacacatgGTGAATAACATAAATGATAAGTGTCAAGTTTGTGATGAACAAAAAGGAAATACCAGCAGAACAATTTAGTTTGTTTCCTTAATCAAATATATTGAGAATAATCAAATGTGCATCAGATGGATGCTGCTTCACATGATGTGTAATTAAATCAGCAGCAGTTTAATTTACAGgtttgtgtttatatatttcCAGTTTCTTTATATACACGAGTCAAATAGTCATGCCACTGTacagaaatatacaaataattacaaatatgCATCAACGTCAACATTTATGGATGGCTGGAAATTATTCAgtgatattttcttttgtaaaatcaaatcacaaatgaataaattgtACATAAAGAATCCAGAAACATCCTCAAAcggcatatatacatatatatatatatatatacataagtaAATCAAAGCTGCACAGAATGAGAAAGGTCAGATGAGTTGGATTAAAAACTCAACATGTACCTGAAATTTAACTGAGTGATAAACATTGAATTATCTGGATGAAATAAactgctgacatgttggcagaaaatgtttcctgctgagtGAAAAATATAATGTTGTTCATCTCTTTATAGTCAGTCAGCCTGTTGAAATGAGATCCTACAATCTTCTGCTTCTTTGTGGCATTTTGAGGACGTTTCTATTCCTCTAAAGTGAAGCTGAACATGAAgagtcacattttctttttgacacTTTTGTGAGTGACATTCTGGCGTCATCTGCTGGCGACAAAATGACATGACAACATTTCTGATGCTGAATGACACTCAGAGAAGGATCTGAAAATAGATTTTGAAATTGTTGATCAGAGCACAGCTGCTATTTTAAGGAGTGAGACTCTGCTGTAACACACGTTTGGAGTTTATCAACTGAAGAAGTGAAGAGACACGTTGGTGAGTCCTGCTGACTGAAATATAACTTCAGTTAAGAATGGCTGAGAAAATTGCTCTTCTTGAAAGTTACCTGAGCTGCCATGTGTGTTCAGAGACTTTCAGAGATCCTGTGTCTCTGAGCTGCAACCACAACTTCTGTTCAAGCTGCCTGCAGAAACTCTGGGAACaagctaaaaacaaaaactgtcccatttgtaaaagaaaatcatCAAAAGAATTTATAGTGAACTTTTCACTGAAGAAACTGGCTGACTGCTTTGCTGGGAGACAGAAATCTGGATCatctgagacagaaaaagaagagaagaagctgGAGGTGGTGTGTAGTAAACATCCAGAAGAGACTAAACTGTTCTGTGAGGATGAAGACAGAGCTGTGTGTCCTGTCTGTGAGTTTTCTCTCCACCAGAGTCACAAAGTGGTTCCGATAGAACAAGCAGTCAGTGACCTGAAGGACCAGCTGAAATCTGACTTACAGTCTCTGCAGGACAAGAGGGACAAATATGAAGAAGTGGAGGAAACATACAATGAAGTGACTCAACACTCCAAGAAGCAGCTGTtgtccacagagagacagatcagAGCAGAGTTCAACAAGCTCCACCAGTTcctgagagaggaagaggagtccaGACTGGCAgctctgagggaggaagaggagcagaaggggAAGACTATcagcagagagatgaagaggattCAGGAGCAGATCTCCTCTCTGTCAGACAGTATCTCTGCTGTtgaagaagagctgcagaaacacaacgTGCCATTCCTCAGCAGTTATAAAGCCACTCAGACCAGAGCCAGAGTCCAGTGCTCACTGTCAGATCCACAGCTGCTCTCAGGAGCGCTGATAGAtgtggccaaacacctgggcaacctgtcCTTCAGAGTCTGGGAGAAGATGAAGGAGAAGGTCCACTTCAGTCCTGTcattctggacccaaacactgcagCCTACAGTCTCTATCTGTCTGATGATCTGACCAGTGTGAGACATGGAGACACAGTGAAGCAGCAGCTTCCTGACAATCCAGAGAGATTCACTAAGTATGCCAatgttctgggctctgagggcttcAGCTCAGGGAAACACAgctgggaggtggaggtgggagaTCATCCTCGCTGGAATATAGGTTTGGCTAAAGAGTCAGCTGACAGGAAGGGAGAGGCAGATGCTTCACCGAAAGATGGAATCTGGTGTTTACTTCATCGTGATGGAAAATACACTAATGTTGTTGGTAAGACTGTCAAAGTGAAGAAGAGtctccagaggatcagagtcCAGCTGGACTATGACAGGGGGGAGGTGTCCTTCTACGACCCTGAAGACATGACTCACATCTACACTCACAGAGACACTTTCACTGAGAAACTCTTCCCATATTTTGGTATTGTAAAGGCTGGTGATGCTAAAACTGCTGATATCAAAATCTGTCCAACAGATTTTTCTCTGTAATTTTCAGGAATGTTAATGTTTGTTCAGACTTTATTCTGATTTCATCATCTATCTAGATCTCAGTGGAATcatttaaagacaaaagttgtaaatataaactcaaTACTCGAGCTGCATTACAGGTGATAAACAATCATACAGGTTTAAATCAGTTCTAATGTTTGGATTTTAAGaaacagatttagtgttttagtgacaacagttataaatattaattcatCCTGATTatcaacatttaatttaaaatcaaatattttagtctttcatcagttttagttttttatttgttgggtTTTTGATGAAGTTTTCAGTTTAATCAGTTATTTCAGTTTtggatctgttgttttattaaatgttgcaatattttattttcattcagtctTTAATTCTTACACTGCTTCTTCATACTGTAGATGATATTTTTTGTAGTGTACACATGGTGAATAACATGAATGATAAATGTCAAGTTTGTGATgaacaaaatggaaataccaGCAGAACAATTTAGTTTGTTTCctcaattaaatatattaaaaataatcaaatgtgcATCAGATGGATGCTGCTTCACATGATGTGTAATTAAATCAGCAGCAGTATAATTTACAggtttgtgtttatatatatcaaGTTTCTTTACATACATGAGTCAAATAGGCATGTCACTGTACAATTTCTTTTGTAAAATCAAATcacaaa
It contains:
- the LOC131974711 gene encoding nuclear factor 7, brain-like, encoding MAEKIALLESYLSCHVCSETFRDPVSLSCNHNFCSSCLQKLWEQAKNKNCPICKRKSSKEFIVNFSLKKLADCFAGRQKSGSSETEKEEKKLEVVCSKHPEETKLFCEDEDRAVCPVCEFSLHQSHKVVPIEQAVSDLKDQLKSDLQSLQDKRDKYEEVEETYNEVTQHSKKQLLSTERQIRAEFNKLHQFLREEEESRLAALREEEEQKGKTISREMKRIQEQISSLSDSISAVEEELQKHNVPFLSSYKATQTRARVQCSLSDPQLLSGALIDVAKHLGNLSFRVWEKMKEKVHFSPVILDPNTAAYSLYLSDDLTSVRHGDTVKQQLPDNPERFTKYANVLGSEGFSSGKHSWEVEVGDHPRWNIGLAKESADRKGEADASPKDGIWCLLHRDGKYTNVVGKTVKVKKSLQRIRVQLDYDRGEVSFYDPEDMTHIYTHRDTFTEKLFPYFGIVKAGDAKTADIKICPTDFSL
- the LOC131974710 gene encoding zinc-binding protein A33-like produces the protein MAEKTALLESFLSCHVCSETFRDPVSLSCNHSFCSSCLQKFWEQAENKNCPICKTKSLTDEPAANLSQKELADSFAGRQKSGSSEIEKDEDKLQVVCSKHLDVSYWFCEDEDRAVCPVCEFSLHRSHKVVPIEQAVSDLKDQLKSDLQSLQDKRDKYKQVEKTYNEVTQHSKKQLLSTERQIRAEFNKLHQFLREEEESRLAALREEEEQKGKTISREMKRIQEQISSLSDSISAVEEELQKHNVPFLSSYKATQTRARVQCSLSDPQLLSGALIDVAKHLGNLSFRVWEKMKEKVHFSPVILDPNTAHPRLCLSDDLTSVRREDAKQQLPDNPERFTKYATVLGSEGFSSGKHSWEVEVGDHPDWLVGLVKESADRKGEADASPKYGIWCLLYGNGKYINGYGETVRVKKSLQRIRVQLDYDRGEVSFYDPEDMTHICTLKDTFTEKLFSYFNIGKSGDPKTADIKICPTDFSL